The DNA segment TTTCCCAACAGCAGCAACAATTTCGTCCGGTGTGCAATCCTGAGCTTTCTTGATGAATCTCAGAGCCTCAAGCAGTTCTAGCAGGGGAATGTCGTTTTCATCGATCGATGAAACATAACTGCGCACGAACTGGACTTGCAGTTTACCCACCGTTTGTTTTTTTCTGGGAGTGATAGTCGCAATGGTTAGAGTACTCGGAACCTGCGTGGCTATCTGGAGTTTGAGATATACTGACTGTCCGGTGAGGAGTCCGGTTATTTTGTCGCCTTTGCGTGTCAGAAAAGAAATAAGTTCCTCATCAGAAGGGCTAACTTGCCCAAAAATAGTTTCCTTGGGGCGGTAGAAAGCCCCTTTAGCTTGTCGGATTAAAAACTGCTTTTTCACCAGACGTTCCAACGCTTTTGCCAGAGCTTGCGGCTTGCTTTTCTGCAAGTCTCTAAAGTCCTGATAAGTGATGATCTTCCCCGGCGGGATCGATTCTATATAATTATTTATCTGCGCTGAAACCTGCATGATTTAATTCTCTCCTGAAATAAAGTTATTCTCCTTTTGTTATTTGTCAAGTTTTTAGTGGTTAAAACGTGACAAAAAGATTACATAAACCTGCTAATCCTCCAAAACCTTAACAGCCTTCCTGAGTCCATCAGGGGCAAGGTGTGCATAGCGTTGAGTCATTTTGAAGTTACTATGGCCCATAAGCTCTTTTACAGTGTACAAGTCTGTTCCAAGCTGGACATGCCATGATGCGAATGTGTGACGGAGATTATGAAAGCACATTTTTTGTCTTGAGTCGTCTACGCCTTGGTTGAACATCTCCGCAACGATTCTGCCATATGTTTTAGAAACTCGTGCAAGTTTGTCTCCATTAACTGTGTTGAACAGGCGGTCTGAATTTGAATGAGGCTCTATAGCTCTTCGTTCTAGCATTTCGCGTACGGGCTTAATGAAAAAAGCCTTTCGGTTTACTGGGGTCTTTGGATCTCTGATATAAATATCTTCATTTTCGAAATCGATGTCCTGCCATGTAAGGGATGCTATTTCTCCGAATCGTAATCCGCAGTATAAGGCTAGAATAGCCATGTCGTGGGTTTCGGGGGATCTTGTTTTTAGCTCTTTGAAAAGTCTGGTTGCTTCATCTTTCGTCAAAAAGCGGGTGCGCCGATTGTCTTTTTTTGGGAGTTTCACTTTTTTAGTGGGGGAGTCTTCTGCAACAAGTCCATCGCGTTTTGCAAGATTCCATACTTGTGAGATCACGGCTAAAGCATAGTTGACAGATGCTACACTTCTACCCTTTGCAAACATAGCGGATGAAACTTTTTCAATATCTTTAGCTTTGAGACTTACAAGCTGAACCTTGCCTATCTTCAGGCATATCCAATTTCTGTAGAGTGCCGATTCAGCTCCGAGAGACCCGACAGACTTATAGTTTTGCGTTGGCCAGTAGCTTTGTTTCCAGAAATCAGAGAAGGTGATAGATTCTTTTTCTTTTGTTTTTATCTCTTCTTGTTCTTGCAGATATTTCTTCTGGTTCTTTTTCCGTTTTTCTGAAAGTGAGAAGTCGCCTTTGCCTGTTTTATAAGCTTCCTTGAGCTTTGAAAGTTCTATCGCTGCTTTTTGCTCAGTCCAACCTTCGCTAGCCCAACCTAGAGTCGGTTGAAATCTTTTTCCAGCTGCCGCATAGCGTAAGCCATAGCACTTATCAAATTTGACCCCATGCTTTCGAGTTTCATGCTGGTACCAGCGAACACCTGAAAACTTTGTAGAAGTAATCCACTTTCTTTTTTCCTTCGCCATACGTGCCTCCAAAAGTGCGGTACCACTTAGGTACCACTTTTTGTAAAAAACAACCTGAAATATGGTGATATGAAAATAAGTGTAAAGTCGTCAAGTTTCTTTTAAACAAAGGGATAATGTGACGTTTTGTGAGGTGAAATGAAGGGTGAAATAATTGAATGGCATTCAAGAGGCCAAGAGTTCAATTCTCTTCAGCTCCACCATATATTTCAAGGGTTTACGAGTAATGTCGTAAACCCTTTTTTTGTTTTACGTACAGCCTTTACGTACAAAGCCTCTAAAAACGCAGAAAACCCGCCTCAATTGAAGCGGGTTTTCTGCGTTTGCATGACTTGCACAATTTGGCGATGAAAATTTAAAGTTGTGGCAAAACCTCAGAAGCCCGCGCCCGATCCGCTGAATGTGGTTCGTAGTAATTTTTCATGATCATCCGGACGCTGGTTCCGGCCAAATAGGCTATGGTTGACATCTCTATACCCTGGTTAAGCATCGTTGTGATCCAAAGGTGACGAATATCGTAAAGGCAAACGGGGTACGGTAGATCTGCACCTTTCGGGCCTGTTGCTCTGGTCAGTGAGCGGCGAACATGCGTAACAGGTTTGCCTTTGTATTCTATGATGAATCCGCTTTTGTGCTGCAGCTCCGAGAGGTAAACTTTTTTTATAAATTCGTCTGAACATTGAATCGTAGCCCATTTATTTACTTTCGTATGAAATACTTTAATTTCGCCGGTTGTGTAATTCACATTGCTATCGTAGCGCAGGGAAAAGAAATCTAGCTTTCCCGCTCTTACCGGGATATTCCAGGCAACATCAAGAACCCATGCTAAATGGTCCGGTGAATGATCCTGAATGGATCTAAGATCCTTAACTGTAAGCATTGAATGACGGCTGGATTCTTTTCCTTTTTTCCATAGCCCTAATGGATTTTTTTGAATCAATCCGTGATCCTGTCCGAACTGAAAAATAGATCTTAAGTATCCAATATAGCGGTTTCTTGTTGATTGGGAAGAATCTGAATAATGCGTGCTGATGATTTTCATAACATCGGCTTGAGTTATTAATCGGCAAGGTCTGCTACTAAGTTCTTCAGCAAAATAATTATTGAAAACGTTTGCCCAGTCTTTGAGCCATTTTTCCCGCCTGCCTTGCGCTTTTTTTTCGTCAATCCACATTTGGCATAGCTCGTCAATATAGATCCCTTCAGATCTATGAAGCGGCAAGGCTTCACCCTTTGCTTTCTTAAGCTTAATTTCAAGATCAAACTGAGTAGCTTTTTTTTGTCCGGCCTGAGTTTTGCCGAATGAACGGGATCTTAGTTTTCCGAATTCGTCACGGAAATCAACAATCCAGTATCCATCTTTTCGCTTTCTAACACTCACTTTAAACCTTTACCCTGTTGAATTTTCTTCTGCGCAGATTTGGTTGCTTGCTAAATGTTTCGGGACTCACCATCCAAAGATCAAGCATGGATTCCGGAAATCTATTCCGCTCCGGACCAGCTAAAGGAATCTCATAACCTTTTAATTTTTCATCGAATGTCGAAACTGCATATCCACAATATTCAGCCGCTTTTTTCTTGTTGTAAAACGGCCCCTTGATGCTAGTTATATCCATAATTGCCTCCCTCAAATCCCTTTAATAATGTGACTAATCTTTATAAAAAGCGTTGTTGATCGCCTAATTTAATAGGCTTTTATGTCCTCAACGTGAGGCACAAGCTAGGCTATTATATCCTAATTATCAAGATAGTTATATTTAAAATCTTACAAATGTACATTTGCAGGAAAATGAAGGGGTGGAAGTGGAAGATCCTATTGATGAACTTTTTCAGTTAGTTGAAGCAATTGATTTATGTAGTAAAACAGCGCCTTCAGGGTTGTCTTATATGTTGAAAATATTGAAGAACAGATTGTATCAAGTTGTTCTAAAGCTTGAAGAGGAAGAAGTGGTGAAGGAGTAATATAATGAGGCCCGATTATTTCGGGTCTTTTAGGTTTTTGTTGTACTGGTCGACCTGCCAGATCAGACTTGGGAATTCTATATTTAATATGCTGCTGATTCTTTCTGATTCTGAAAGTGTTAATTTTCTTGGTTTTCCTCCTCCTCTTGGGTCTCTGATTCTGCGCCATTGTCTAACTGCAATTTCTTCTGACAAGTCAGGGAAGAGTTGCCGCGCAAAATCTGAATGTGAGATTCTTTTTTCAGTAAGATAATTAACTATAAATCTCACAAAAACCCTTTCAAATTCTATTTTCATTGAGTTCTCCAGATTGCTTTTTGTACTGTATAGGATTCATTATCCTAGCAGTAAAGGTCTATTTTATCCTTGACTAGATAGGATTATTAATCCTAAGTCTACATACATGAGAAACAGAATAATAAAACACATTAGATATATCGAAGAGAAGACGGGATCTTATTCTAGCTCTGCAAGGCTTTTGGGTATTGATCCACGCACTTACCGCAATCAGCGTAAAGATTTGAAGATGACTCGAAGCGCACGCAGGGCAATTATTTTAGCTGCCAAATATTTACGATTGAAAATAACGCTTAGAATTCTGAGAGAGGATTATGGCGTTCCAATTGAAGATATCCGCGCCGCATGTAAGCAAGCAAGAACTATATAAAATAAACAGGTAAAACCAATGGATAACAAAGAAAGCTTACTTCCTCTTGATGCTCTGGATGCCTTCAAACTTGCGCTTGAACTCAGCGATAAATCAAAACAGGAGATCTCGCATGAAATGGGCTGGCAGGACTACCATACCAACCGGATTTTTTCCCCTGAGCATTACTATTGTTCTTATGAAGATCTTCCAAAGTTTTGTGCTGTTGTTGGCAATAATATCGTTATTGAGTGGCTGGCTGTTAAGGCTGAAAATTACGAACAGCCGTTGTCAGTAGAAGAGATTGATTGCACGGCTTTACTGTTTCGCGTTGGTCAGATCTTCGGAGAAACCAGTGATGTGGGAACTGAGGTTCAGGCCGCTATAAAAGATGGCAAGCTGGAACCGTCCGAACTGCGCAGGATCATCAAAGAATTAACTCAGCTGACAGATAAAGCTATGAAAACGATCGGAGAGATCCGGAAGGCAGAAAGAGATCTTACAAAGATGATTAAGGAATCTGCCTAATAAATTTTGCATGTCGACCTCCTTTGCTGAAGCCTGCCGAAGTCGGGATAATCGGCATTATCTGCGGTCCTTCCCTCCCTCAAATATAATAAATTAAATTGCATAGGGAAGGGCTGCAGATAATTAAATGAAGAGTGATAACAATTCAATATTTCAAATAGAAAACGCCCTAACCAAATACTGGCAAGGGCGTTTCTTGTGAAGGGTAAAAATGAACTACAAAAAAGACTTGTATGAAATGTTCAGAGCTTCACCCAGCTTCTTGGCCATTTCCAAGGTGATAGGCCGAACACCTCTTTCCATTTCAGAAATGTTGTTCTTGTGTATCCCTGTTGCGGCAGCCAGTTCAATCTGTGTCATGTCTTCACGGAATCTTGCTCCGCGCAGAAGATCGCCGGGGGTAACATCTGGAAAAGCTTCATCTACGGTGATGATTTCTTCTCCTTCACTGTTTTTTTCCATGACTTCAAGACCTGCCAGCAACCAGAAAGACTTTGTGCTTTCAATGATTTTAGCGGCCTCTTTTGCAGGAATACGGACGCAGAAATCAACCGAATCTTTTGTAATTGACCTTCTCGTGAGTTCCAACATATTTGACCTCCATTACTTGAATACTGTTCTTTTCCACCTTCCAGACAGCCACATAGCGGGGTTTACCTTTGTTCAGGTGGCAGTGGTAAACGCTTTCCATTCCTTTCAACTGTCCATAGTTGGCCCAGCCGAATTGTTCTGGACCATCCTCTTTGAGTCTGTTGTTCAAAAGGAAGAAAGCCTGCTGCACTTGTTTTGGCAGTTTCTTGATTTGCTTCTGCAATTTTGTGGAAATGTTTACTGTCCAGTTCATGAATACAAAGTAAGCCCTGACAGGTTACTTGTCAACTATGATAGTTTATTTTTGTTTAGGATAGATCACCCTAGCTACTTGACAAAATTAAAAGATAAAGGGCATTCTGAAGTCCTCAAATCTAGAACGGTGTTCTCCAGCCTAACTGGGGACTTTTTATTGCGCATTAGCGCACCCTATGAATCTGACGGGATTAGTCCATTCTTTTTAGAAGGTACTAATCCTGATAGACAGGGCAACCAGAATCTCCATGTTGTGAAGCATGGGGGCGTCGTTCTAGGCGTTGAGAATTCTGGTTGCTCTTTTGTTTTTGGGAGACTGAGCAGCCGACACTCAAAACTAGAACGGAGGCTATCATGGCCAGACAAGACCTGTCCCCTAATCAGGCAATTTTCTTCCTCTTTGACGCATGCACTGCGCTCGAAACTCTTAAGACTTTACCAGACGAACAAATCTCCGCCGGAGCCAAGATTCTTATTGATCTTGTGGCTCATGGCGTGTGTTCGTGCGCGGTGGTTTTGGACGATGCAATTGATGTTGAAGCAGAAGGGGGAAATTAAGATGGAAAGATTCACAGTTAAATTTTTGAATGATGATGCAGAGGATGCTACCTATCAATGTCCGTGTATGGCCATAGCCGCCAGCCTGTTTGCTGAAGAAGAAGCAGAAGTGGGAATGATCGAAACACAGGATGAATTTGACGATATGCCGCCCATTGAAGTTACGGATTCCGAAGGTAATAAAAAACTGTTCCGTATCAAAATCCGAAAAGAGATTTCATATATTCCTAGTGAGGTGGCTAATGACCAATAACCCCCCTCCCAAATTCACAGTAAACATTGACGAAGTAGTGCAAGCCCTGCGCACTTCTCAGTTTAATTTTACTGAAACAGGAACGGCATTCATTAAAGGTGAATGCCCGTCCTGTGGTAAAAATGAATTATATATATCCAAAGAAAAGCCGTGGCAGATGAAATGCAACCGGCTAAACAAATGCGGTTATGAAGAAGCAACCAGGAACGTTTTTCCGGAAGTGTTTGCGGACTTCTCCAGAAAGTATCCGGCAACGGAAGAAGAACCAAACAGAACAGCGGATGCTTTTTTAGGAATAGACAGAGCCTTTGACCTTTCGCGGATTCGTGGCTGGTATGAACAGCAAGCTTATCAGATTCCTAGAACTAATCAGCATTGCAATACGGTACGTTTCTATTTTGATAAAGAGCGCACACGGTACTGGGAACGGCTGATAGATAAAACTAAGAAGGATGGCCAGAAAGCAAACTTTGGCGGCCAGAAAAAGCAAGACGGAACTTTATACAAAGGTGATGCATGGACACCGCCAGAACAAGAGCTGAAGGAAGGGGATAAATGCTTTCTCGTGGAAGGTGTTTTCCACTCCATAGCCTTGCATCATCACGACAAGAAATCAGCGGCTTGTTTCAGTTGTAATAATTTCCCGAAGAACTTTATTGAGCAGCACAAAGGAAAGGGTATCATCTGGATCCTTGCGCTGGATGGTGACAAGGCCGGAATGGATTACAGCCGGAAACACGCAAGAAAGCTCCGTGTGATGGGCGAAAAGTACGAAGTTTACCAGCTGCCGGAAAAACAGGATTGGGATGATCTGCACAGAGCTGGAAAGATCAATTCAACCTTCCTGAAGGGCTGCGAATATCGCGGTAAGCTGATGATGGCCGAGACTGTAGAAGAATGCGCCTACATCAAATATTGCAAGTTCACTTCCAGGAAGTTTGTAATTAACTTCCGGAACCGTCTTTTCAGTGTGAAAATTGATATTGGACAAATAGTTGAAGATCTTGAAGGCGATCCCATCGAAACGGATGATGGTTTTAAAATATTCCTGTCTAATTGTGACGTGATAGAAATCTGCAACCGTGATCCTCAGTGCCTTTACCGTGAAGTTGATGAAATTCTAGGCGAACAGTTTTATGTGTTCAAGATCCATTCCCCGAAAGGTGAGCCGGAAGTGGTTAGCTTTGAAGGAACCAATATTGCTTCAGCTGATGCCTTTCATAAAGCCTTACTGAATAAAACAGGCGGGGGAATCTTCAATGGTTCCCCTGCTGATATGCGAGTGCTAACAGGGCGCTGGCTCCGTGACGCGCTGCCCATTGTCCGCTCAATCCCCTACATTGGTTACGACAAAGAATCAGAGACATATGTTTTCCCTTCAGCCGCCTATCATAACGGCCGTGAAATACTTCTGAATGAAAATAAGTTTTTCGACTTCGGAAAGACTTTCATTAGACCGGGGCTTAAATCCGTTTCTATTTGTTCGGATGGTAAATTTGATCCACGCTGGTTGCCGGATTTTATGAAGGCATTTCACTGGCAAGGCGTTGCCTTACTTGCGTTCTGGCTTGGCTCGTTGTTTGTTCAGCAGATCCGGCAAGACCATAAAAGTTTTCCATTCTTTGAATTCACTGGTGATCCCGGTGCAGGTAAATCAACCCTGCTTGAATTCCTTTGGAAACTGGTTGGCCGTGAAGGTTACGAAGGGTTTGATGTTATGAAGGCCACCGTTGCAGGACGACGCAGAGCATTCAATCAGGTTTCTAATCTTCCGGTTGTAATTATAGAATCAGACAGAGACAGCGGCGTTTCAGACGGCAAACAACGGCAGTTTAACTTTGATGAATGTAAACCATTCTATAACGGCCGTGGAACCGGAACACTCGGTGTGGCCAGACGAAATAACGATGTTGATGAATCATTGTTTCAGGCTTCGCTTATTATCTCCCAGAACGCAGAGGTTGACGGATCGGAAGCACTCCTTCAGCGCGTGGTTCATTGCCATGCGGATAAATCGCACCACGGAGCTGGCACAAGAGACATTGCAAGATTCTTTGAACGATTAAGCAGTGAAGACGTTTCCGGCTTTCTTAAAGAAGCACTCAAAAATGAAAAGAAGATTCTGGCCACTTTCTTTGAAGCCTTTGACCGCATCGAGCAGGACTTTTCTTCAAAGCTTAAAAATGAACGAATAGCTAAGAATCACGCACAGGTTGCCGCCTGTGGCCATGCCCTTAAGGTTTTATTCCCGAACATTGAGGATCGGAGTACGCAAAGGCTGCAGGACTACCTATTAAGTAGAGCCTTGCTACGTGAAGAACGTCTTGCGGCAGATCATCCGCTGGTTGAACAGTTCTGGGAAACTTTCAGGTATTTAAATTCGGAAACTAAAGCTTCAATTGATTACACGCTGAACCATAGTGCTGAACCAGATCAGTACGCTATAAACCTGAATCATTTTAAACAACGTTGTCGCGAAAACGGTCAAGAAGTTCCAGACATGAAGGAGCTGAAGAAGCTGCTTATTCATTCCAAAAAGCATGAACTGATTGAAAAGAACAGGTCTGTGCGCAGTAAGTTGTTTGATAAAGTTGTTAAGTGCTGGGTTTTTAAAAAATAACATTTAGGAGGAAGAGCCGTGTCAGATCTGAGAAAACAAATTCCAAATGTATTAGATATAAGTCCGGAGAATCTTAAATGGTTGACTGAAGTCTGGTCTGCTTACACTAGGGTCAACATGTCTAAAAAAAATGTTCTAGACATGTTGAAGATGGCTGAAATGCTTTGTGGCGCAAAACAAGTGAACGTATCAGAACAGCTTCATTTTCTGCATGATCTTCCTGAAGAACCTATTCTACAGCAGTTTTGGAATATAGTAGAAAAACACTGGGTAGATTTGAATCACAAAAAAAATGATTATGAGCTGGCAATAAACCTGAATCAGTTTATGAACTTTTGTGAAAAAAACGGATACACAGGGTTTGATCGTATGACTTTGATAAAGTGGTTGCCGTACTCGCAGCAGTATCAATTCATGGAAAGGAATAAGGCCGTACGCAGTTGTCATGATAGTAGAGCCGTAAAGTGTTATATATTTAAAAAATTACAGTAGGTTATGTGTATATACGCGCGCACATGCGCACACGCGTGTGTGAGTTTGAATTAAGTCGCTATAGGGGGCTACGGAAAGAGGTGACAGTGGTTACAAAAAATAAATATATATATAACATATTCAAATATATTAATAATTGGTTAAAGTCTTATAGTTACAAGTAAGGCACAACTGGTGACAATGTAACCTATTTTTGAAACCAAATTGCAAAAAGTTAACATACTGAAATAATTGAATGTCACCTTTTTAGTAACCTCAATGTCACCTGTTTTAGGACTTTCAGGTTACAATAATAAATCAAAGATATTGAGTGTTTAGGTAGTATGGAAGGTTTTACGCATCAATGTAACCTCTTTCCGATGCCCCTACCCCCTTAAGTTTTAGGAGAGCATCATGGAAGTAAACGGATATCTTAAAGTAGATGGCAAGGCGCGTAAGGTTTTACACGTAGGATCTGAATCAGTAAGGCTGGAAGGTGGTAAGGAAATACCCATGAATTTGATTGGGCTGTATCCCTATTCTGGATCGGAGCCAGAGCCGCGGCAATGTAAACAACGACAACTTAGCTTGATATGATAAGGAAAATGAGCTAGGATCTCATATCCTACTTTTTTTGGTATGTTTTTATAGGTTGTATTTGTTTGTATGTAATAATAAAGGGGCTGAGTATGTGTGTGCTGGCAGACAAAGATCTAGAAAAACTTATTTCAAGCGGTGAAGTAAAAATTGAACCAAAGGGTGAGTATTCTATTTCTCCTGCTTCTATTGATTTGAGGCTAGGATGCTGTGCCTATAGATACACTAAAGATAGATATACGCTGGGAGAAGAATTTCCTTCGGACTTGTTGGATGAGTTTGAATTTATAGAGCATGAAATAGGGCCAAATGATTCGGCTCATATTGCATTAGCACAGAGTATAACTATTCCTGAAAGTCATTGTGGAATTTTAAAGCCTCGCTCTAGTATTACAAGACTTGGGTTGTCTATTAGCGAAATATTTATTCAGCCTGGGTATAGTGGTGTTCTCCCTGTTCACATTACTAATAATTCGTCTATGACCATTACAATTGTTCCAGGGGTACGAGCTGTTCAGCTTGTTCTTTTTAGTCTTTCTTGTTCTCCTAGGAATAAATATGAAGAGGGCAGCGATGCAAAGTATTTTAAGGAGCAGGCTTCACATTCTTTGATTCATACAGATCAAGAGTTAAGTGCTATGGCTCAATCTCTTAGAGACGGATCAGGTGTTTCTCTCTATCGTAAAATGATGGGTAAATAGTATGAGTTCTTGCTCTTCTGAGGAAAAGATAAAAGAAAAAATATTAGACGGTCTTGTTGTAGATGCCTGTTTAACTATGGAATCTGATTGCGTTCAAATTGATGTAGATAAATTGAAAGAGCTTAGGCCTAATATTGTTAGAATCGTAGGGCCTCAAGCTGATGAGTTGCTCAGAGATTATAAAGCTAGTGTGTCGATTGAAGAGGTTAAAGATATAATTGTGAAAGATGTTCGAAAAGAACTGACTCATGCTTCTGCATTGGATAGGTTTTTGGAATCATCTTTTACAGTGATTCTTTTTATTTTTGGTCTTTTTTTTGCTGTTTTACCTCCTGCTCTTGAAGGCAAAAGTAATATAGAATTTTTGTATTCTGATGTTTTTTTGCAAACAAAGAATATTATGTATGGTTCTTCAGGATTATTTTTTTTGTTGCTAGCTTTAAATATAATAATTCGCTACCGTCGTTCCCCTCGGTAAAGATCTTTTCCTTAAAAAATATATATGAAACACCCTCGGTACTGAATCCAGTGCCGAGGGTTTTGTTATTCTGTTTCAGGTTTAAATAGTTTTGCGTGGCTTGGGTGGTATAGAGGATGAAGCGGGATTGCGACTCTTAACTCTTTTAAGAGATGTAGTTTGTCTTCTTGGTGGAATAATGTGTAATATAAAAGGAATCGAAGAATTTCTTTCGGAAGTTTAGCAAAAACTAATTGTTCATAATTGTTTTCACTTACGTCGTTTTTTTTGATGCCTTCTAATATATTGTAAAAGTGATTTGCTAGAAAAGTCTCAGTATAGGACAATTGGATTTTTTTAGTTCGTAGCTCGTCAATCCGCGTTCCATATTTTTCTAAATCTTCTTGTAGTTCCATCTCATATATTACCTCTTCACCGTTGTTGCAGTCATATCCAAAATCTATGTCATAGGAGAAATTTTTATCCAAAAATTCATCTGTAGCAGAGTTGAGTATAGGGTCGATGCCTTTTTCAATAAATTCTTTTATAGCATTATCAAATAAATCAAGATTTTTGAATAAGTAGGTCTCAAATAATTGTTGTCTTGAATTTTGTTGTTGTGCTTTGATTGCCTGACGTTGATCTACCAAATCTTCCCGTTGAAGCCATAATGCACCGAGAAAGAAGATTGTTCCAGCCAAGGATAAGAATGGGGCTACCGCTCCAGATAAGAAAGATCCAATCTGTGCAGATTTTTCAAAATCTATGCCCCCCAAATTTAAATACCCTTGGCTCTGTGTCTTAAGCAAGAAAATGAATCCAATAATGAGTCCAAAGATGATAATGGAAATTCCAATCGTAAGAATAATTTTATAGTCTCTCATAAATTTACCCCCAACCCCGCAAACAATTCCAACTGCTCCGCATGCCCCATACTCTGAATTTTCTTCCGGAGAGGGTCAGGCAGATCCAAGGCCGAAGGGCTTAACGTGTGTGAAAAAGTAAGATCCATAACAAATGAATGGCCACACTCAGGATTCTTGCAAGAGCAATACAACTTCTTGTATGACTCAGCTTCCTGTGAACTGGATTCAATCCTCGCTAATTGTCCGCATCTATCACAACGTATTCTTACACTCACGGTGTTAACCCCTCCGCTTAATTATTATGCTGATACTTGTACCGCTTCAAAGCTGATTTTACCAGTGTTTAAAAGGTGATCGTTGATTTCAAGTAGCGTTTCTCTGATGGGTTCAATTTCATTTTCTTTATAAACAGCATCTACTTTTGTTATGTCTCCAAATCCTGTCATATTTTGGGGTATGATGGCGGCCAGTGCAGGCGGCATTCGGTGCGCTGCTATGATATCATCACGCGAAATATTCTTGATTTTTTCAAGTTCATCTTTGGTGGAGAAGTCACCAACGGGAATAATTTGAATATCTTTTTCACGGCCGTTCGGAATGTGTAAGAATGTGTTCTTGAAATTACCTGGACCTTTTGTTGATTTTAGAGATTTGCGAATCTCATTTTGTTCTTTTTCTCCTAGCGATGCTGAAGAAGAATAGAAGATGTAACCCGTGTGCGCACCGTTCAAGTAGTATTTGCGCCTGAATAGTGTTGCATCTTCATTAAGAAGCATGGACTGAATCGCACCCAGATAACCGGGCATTCCATAAACAGATTGGGACACATCATAATTTTTTATATGAACGACTTCACCAGCCTTGAAATTAACTATTTCGCCGATTGTGTTTAATATACAATATGTATCTGGTTCTTTTGCTCTGCGCATATTGATAGCCGGCAAATGTCGCACTTCAATCACTTCTTTAAAATGATTGCGGACTAGCTGAAAATAGCTGTTTGCAAAAACATTATAATCTGTTGTTGCTGCAAGCATAGCTCTACGCTTCAGGACTTTGGATCCCTTAAAACCGCGCATTACAAGCTGGGTTTTAAAATCCAGAATAGGGCCATGGTAGGCGTTTGCTCTTAACAGCCTAGCTAGTCCCGTCCACGGTGTAGGTGTTGAATAATAACGGCCATTGTCCAGCAACCAGATTCCGAGATTATCTGTTATGTGAGAAGAAAGAACCGGTTCTGGATCGCCAAAAGCAAATGTTTCTGCTTTACTCATATAATTTACTCCTAAAA comes from the Maridesulfovibrio ferrireducens genome and includes:
- a CDS encoding DUF6088 family protein — encoded protein: MQVSAQINNYIESIPPGKIITYQDFRDLQKSKPQALAKALERLVKKQFLIRQAKGAFYRPKETIFGQVSPSDEELISFLTRKGDKITGLLTGQSVYLKLQIATQVPSTLTIATITPRKKQTVGKLQVQFVRSYVSSIDENDIPLLELLEALRFIKKAQDCTPDEIVAAVGKSMKDLTERELKRFVQFAKAYPPMVRALCGNLCETIPEGLAKPFLIESLRATLNPYTKYKLPISETILRNKKAWGIV
- a CDS encoding site-specific integrase, coding for MAKEKRKWITSTKFSGVRWYQHETRKHGVKFDKCYGLRYAAAGKRFQPTLGWASEGWTEQKAAIELSKLKEAYKTGKGDFSLSEKRKKNQKKYLQEQEEIKTKEKESITFSDFWKQSYWPTQNYKSVGSLGAESALYRNWICLKIGKVQLVSLKAKDIEKVSSAMFAKGRSVASVNYALAVISQVWNLAKRDGLVAEDSPTKKVKLPKKDNRRTRFLTKDEATRLFKELKTRSPETHDMAILALYCGLRFGEIASLTWQDIDFENEDIYIRDPKTPVNRKAFFIKPVREMLERRAIEPHSNSDRLFNTVNGDKLARVSKTYGRIVAEMFNQGVDDSRQKMCFHNLRHTFASWHVQLGTDLYTVKELMGHSNFKMTQRYAHLAPDGLRKAVKVLED
- a CDS encoding DNA-binding protein, coding for MDITSIKGPFYNKKKAAEYCGYAVSTFDEKLKGYEIPLAGPERNRFPESMLDLWMVSPETFSKQPNLRRRKFNRVKV
- a CDS encoding phage regulatory CII family protein translates to MDNKESLLPLDALDAFKLALELSDKSKQEISHEMGWQDYHTNRIFSPEHYYCSYEDLPKFCAVVGNNIVIEWLAVKAENYEQPLSVEEIDCTALLFRVGQIFGETSDVGTEVQAAIKDGKLEPSELRRIIKELTQLTDKAMKTIGEIRKAERDLTKMIKESA
- a CDS encoding helix-turn-helix domain-containing protein; its protein translation is MLELTRRSITKDSVDFCVRIPAKEAAKIIESTKSFWLLAGLEVMEKNSEGEEIITVDEAFPDVTPGDLLRGARFREDMTQIELAAATGIHKNNISEMERGVRPITLEMAKKLGEALNISYKSFL
- a CDS encoding type II toxin-antitoxin system RelE/ParE family toxin, encoding MNWTVNISTKLQKQIKKLPKQVQQAFFLLNNRLKEDGPEQFGWANYGQLKGMESVYHCHLNKGKPRYVAVWKVEKNSIQVMEVKYVGTHEKVNYKRFG
- a CDS encoding toprim domain-containing protein encodes the protein MTNNPPPKFTVNIDEVVQALRTSQFNFTETGTAFIKGECPSCGKNELYISKEKPWQMKCNRLNKCGYEEATRNVFPEVFADFSRKYPATEEEPNRTADAFLGIDRAFDLSRIRGWYEQQAYQIPRTNQHCNTVRFYFDKERTRYWERLIDKTKKDGQKANFGGQKKQDGTLYKGDAWTPPEQELKEGDKCFLVEGVFHSIALHHHDKKSAACFSCNNFPKNFIEQHKGKGIIWILALDGDKAGMDYSRKHARKLRVMGEKYEVYQLPEKQDWDDLHRAGKINSTFLKGCEYRGKLMMAETVEECAYIKYCKFTSRKFVINFRNRLFSVKIDIGQIVEDLEGDPIETDDGFKIFLSNCDVIEICNRDPQCLYREVDEILGEQFYVFKIHSPKGEPEVVSFEGTNIASADAFHKALLNKTGGGIFNGSPADMRVLTGRWLRDALPIVRSIPYIGYDKESETYVFPSAAYHNGREILLNENKFFDFGKTFIRPGLKSVSICSDGKFDPRWLPDFMKAFHWQGVALLAFWLGSLFVQQIRQDHKSFPFFEFTGDPGAGKSTLLEFLWKLVGREGYEGFDVMKATVAGRRRAFNQVSNLPVVIIESDRDSGVSDGKQRQFNFDECKPFYNGRGTGTLGVARRNNDVDESLFQASLIISQNAEVDGSEALLQRVVHCHADKSHHGAGTRDIARFFERLSSEDVSGFLKEALKNEKKILATFFEAFDRIEQDFSSKLKNERIAKNHAQVAACGHALKVLFPNIEDRSTQRLQDYLLSRALLREERLAADHPLVEQFWETFRYLNSETKASIDYTLNHSAEPDQYAINLNHFKQRCRENGQEVPDMKELKKLLIHSKKHELIEKNRSVRSKLFDKVVKCWVFKK